In the Salvia miltiorrhiza cultivar Shanhuang (shh) chromosome 8, IMPLAD_Smil_shh, whole genome shotgun sequence genome, ATTTTATGTCTGTTTTGCGTGTAATTCTTGCAAACAACCCAGcgatttatttgtttgatttaaTCTTCCCATCTTTCTTTTGAACCAATTTCCAGATTTATGGTTTTGAAGATTTCGGAGTATGTAATCAATTGCAAGAATGGATTTTTGTTCGGTCAAATGCTTGTTTATATATTTGTGGAAGCTCTATTTAGGGTAATTTGAAGATGCATTGTTAATTAGAATTACGGTGAATAATTAACATTACGAGGCATAACCCTTCGatgtattgatttttttaaaaaataaatcttttGGATTGTTTTGTTTTGTAGTTTGATGGtcctttcttttgtttatttatatgaaaaCAGCTTTATATGGTTATGTTTTTACATCTCATTTAGAGAGGAATAATGGAGAAGGAGCTAAGTGAGCTATTTGAGTCGGTGAAGAGAGCTGCAGATGAGGCTGAGAACTCACCTGGGGAAGAGGATCGATGTCTTGATGaattaaagaagctcaagaaGTTCCCTGTTAATTATCAAGTCCTTGTGTCCACACAGGTATTTTAACTGTTTTAATGTATTGGCTAATATTGTTTTTCATGTTATGATGATCCTGTCAATGCAGAACTGTATGCACGAGTTATTGTGCTGCTGCGTGCGTTTCTTTGTGGGTTTTCATTTTATTACATCTTTCACGTTTCAGAGATATTAGCTTAGAATCATGTGTTCTTTAATCTAAAATGTAAATGGGTTAGACCGACTGTTGAGTTGTTGTTAATCTGATCACATGCTGAATCGCTTTGAAACTCAATTTCAATCCAAAGAATCTGATTTTGGTTAGAATTATAGTCTTACAGGCAATGTGATTCCACCTTTTGACATTATTTGTTAAGACATTATTATGAATCTGTTGAGTCTGAATTTCTTATGGAATTTCCaatgttatttttattgaagTGTTAATGGTCATTTACCACACAGCAAGGGTTACTTACCATTTTCCGTGTTGCCGGCTTTATTCAGAAGAAGCTTGGCTAGTTAGTATATTTGTTAGTTTTCAAAAGTTGAGGGTAACATATTGGATGGTTCAAATGTGGTTACTCTCCTTTATTATCAGTCATTCAGTCTTCAGATTAGACCTACTTCATTCAAACGTGTTACCCTCAGGTCTCCCCGTGATTCATATTGTGAATGTTTGAAAAATAGATCTATTTGACTTTAGTTGCTGATATTGCTCTGAAGGTGATATCTTTCTACTTCAGTACCTAATCTGGCAAGATACTTTCAATTTGTTGTGTGTGAGTTAATTATGTTACTTTTCGACCCAAGTTTTGTAACTGAAGGATTAATAACACTTTTCAATTCCATGTGGCAATGGCTAGTGTGACCTAATTTATTCCATGATTATTTCAGAGTTGGGTAAAATATTTGAAGGTCCAGAAACATTTACCTTTGATAGAGTGAAGTGATTGAGATAAATGAAGAACGATGAACAAAAtagaaatatattttgaaatgaATAACGAACAAGGAAAATAGGTAGAACCCTTCCTCTTGCGAGGCCTTACATCGAGATGTTTTACGGTCGCACCTCACAAATGTCTTTTAAAGTCATGATTTTATTGTCCTTGATTGCTCTATGTAATTCACTGAAAAGAATAGAGATGCCTTCATATATTGTCTCTTGTGAACCCTAACATAAAGAGTTTCAATacttattttcttttgaatgcTGATATCCTTAAGTTTGCATTTTTTTCTCCTTATAAGGCGTAATTGTGATTTATGGAAGTATAGACATTACGCAATACATTTTTGTTTTGCAtagaaaaaacaaatacaattggcTAAGAACCAAGAAGTATGATTTGTAAAAAATATAGACATTGTGCATTTTGTTTGCACTTGAATGGCTGCCTAAGCTGAAGCACACGTATATGCTTTAAATGCTCAAAGACCTTACTATTTTCTTTGTGCAATTTCTTCTTGATGCATTTGGTACATTTGCTCACACACGCATACTCACAGCAGATCATAGTGAGGTAGGTGATTTTACGGATTCTGAGTCGTGTGGTTCCAGTCTTTTGATTGAGCAGTATTACTCCTTTTGCAGTTTGCAATTGACTGGTTGTTGAGCACCATACGATCTTGTCATCGTTTATTTGGCATTAAAATTATAGTTTGATTGCCCTTCCATTATTTAACTTATTTCAGGTGGGGAAACGTCTCCGCCAATTGACTAAACATAGAAGTGATAAGATCAAAGCACTGGCTTCTGATGTGGTTGATATTTGGAAAAGCATAATTGTCAAAGAAACAATGAAAAACAAGAAGAATGGCAATAGTGAAAATAGTGATTCCGTGAAAACCGAGTCTCCTCGTTCAGAAGCTAATGGGGCTAAGAATTTTCAAAGGACAAACTCAATGAAATCGGATCAAAACTCTCCAGCGCCTAAGAAATTGAAGGTCGATAACTCTGATAAATCCATGAAGTCAGGAAGTTCCTCCAGCGCCAAAATTGAGAAAGTCGAAGTCCAGAAAACAAAGAATGGCGCTGAAGAGGTCAAAGCAAGTCCTGCAGTGCGTAAACCACAGTCAACTCCTACTGCCCCGCCAAAACTATCTTCTTTGGTATCCTGCAAAGACCCATTGAGGGACAAAGTCCGGGAAATTCTTGCTGAAGCGCTGTGCAAGGTATCCGGTGAGGCTGATGCCGATCTGAAAGATAGAGTTGATCAACATGATCCAAATCGTGTTGCTGTTCAAGTGGAGAGCGCCATGTTTGAGAAGTGGGGCAAGTCTAACGGCCCGCACAAGTTCAAATACAGGTCCGTGATGTTCAACATCAAGGATCAAAACAACCCGGATTTCCGGAGGAAAGTCCTGATTGGGGAGTTCAAGCCATTCGAGATTCTAGAGCTGACGCCTGAACAGATGGCTAGCGATGCAAGACAGATGGAGAACGAAGAGATAAAGCAGAAGGCGCTGTTCAACAGCGAACGAGCAGCTGCTCCCAAGGCTAGCACGAACGAGTTTAGATGCGGGCGGTGCAAGAAGAAGGAATGCACCTACTATCAGATGCAGACGAGGAGTGCCGATGAGCCCATGACGACGTTCGTGACCTGTGTAAACTGCAATAACCACTGGAAGTTCTGCTGATCTCATCATTCAGCTCTCTAGATTGTTTCATTTCTTAGGGTTTTGGTTTTTTAGAGCAGAGCTCATTTGTTGTAGGAGGCGAACGACCTTATTGTGAGGAGGACTACATTTTTGGTCCTTGTATCTTAACCATAATGTTTACTTTGCGTCATTTTTAGTTATGGATTCTGAATTCTGCCGCTTTGCATTTGTGTAATAGTATTCAATGGTGCAAATTATGGTATTCTCGCTCGTATCGTGTTTATCTTTAACATGAGTATGATCTTCCAATATCTCAGTATTTAATTTTGTCGATGCATCAATACTAATcacatttgattttattttgaaaaagaaaacaattttATCTCCGAAAAAATCATGAATTCCACCACCTCTCATGACTTTTATACTTTAATAactcttgtttttctttttaataatcgTGGTCAAAAGTATATAATATCCTCACACACGGGATAAACCAATAGATTGTAAACCATGTAGGCTCTGGCGTTGATGCTTGGAACTTGAAATATTAGGCCACATTTTACTAAAATGGAGTTTAAAAGGGTAAAAGACGAAACATTACTTGAAATTCATGAAGCTACATTCAACACAGTGTAATCGACTTGTTCTACATTTTTCATCTATAACTAGAAACAGAGCATGTTTAATCAAACACAAGAGGCGGCGGAGGTGGTGTCGTGTGTTGTTTGAGCGCCTGGAACACTCTAGAACTCCGGTCGAAAATGAGGGCTCTCCGGTTGTAATCAGTCGGCTCTCTCCCCTCATCTTCCCCCATTATCGCTTCTCTCTCTAGACACTCCATCAATTCCACTATCCCGCCAATCCCTCCGCATTTTCCGTTCAATTTCCTCAATTCCTCCTCTTCGTTCTCCAGCACCAATTCCGACCACGCAGGAGCTGAATCCGCCTTCGCGCATTTCAGAACTTGTCCATTCAGGGAATCATTGATCCGA is a window encoding:
- the LOC130997221 gene encoding transcription elongation factor TFIIS, which codes for MEKELSELFESVKRAADEAENSPGEEDRCLDELKKLKKFPVNYQVLVSTQVGKRLRQLTKHRSDKIKALASDVVDIWKSIIVKETMKNKKNGNSENSDSVKTESPRSEANGAKNFQRTNSMKSDQNSPAPKKLKVDNSDKSMKSGSSSSAKIEKVEVQKTKNGAEEVKASPAVRKPQSTPTAPPKLSSLVSCKDPLRDKVREILAEALCKVSGEADADLKDRVDQHDPNRVAVQVESAMFEKWGKSNGPHKFKYRSVMFNIKDQNNPDFRRKVLIGEFKPFEILELTPEQMASDARQMENEEIKQKALFNSERAAAPKASTNEFRCGRCKKKECTYYQMQTRSADEPMTTFVTCVNCNNHWKFC
- the LOC130997223 gene encoding uncharacterized protein LOC130997223, which gives rise to MEAAISQSRITAHQFCGFSPKIGAVGPSVLSFPVRINDSLNGQVLKCAKADSAPAWSELVLENEEEELRKLNGKCGGIGGIVELMECLEREAIMGEDEGREPTDYNRRALIFDRSSRVFQALKQHTTPPPPPLVFD